CTACGCTTTCAAATGGAAAATTCACTTTGGGggcaaaataaaaatgataaattgtTTTACAGTAATATAGTTCCATGACTACTTCCCTTTCCCCCATGACCTTTCTCCCAGACTTTCTTGTCAAAATCATACCCCTCTTTATCCCATCTGCATCCTTCTTGAGATAACATTAATTGGCTTTGACTGCCTATAATTCATATTCTTGAACTCTTTATAATGTATACACAGTcacttaataaataaatacaaattacaTATGAAGGATATTAACAAGAAATATAGCAGTATTAGTAGCGTATGACTGGCTTAGATGTCTAGTTTTCAAGAGTATGGGTCGTGGTTAGTTCAGTTGCACACAATTAGGATATGTTCAGAATTCTTGACTATGCTTTCAGTTGATAAATTGAATACTgatgcagttttaatttttttgaagtGTATATTAGATACTGTCTAGATTGCTTTAAAATACCTATGTATTCCAGGGGAGTTTCACTTTTATGGGAATATAGATCATGCACCTCTCTCTAGGTGTGTATATTCCCCTGGTAATAACTTGTTGATTTAGTGTTCTAGTAAGCCATGCATTTAGGGCAGTAACTTTCCTGGGTGTTCCCTTTGAAACACAAGTTTATGCATATTCTATGGAGTCATTTTGCATTTTTCAGTGCACACATTTTGCCTCAAATGTGCCTCACACATGCTTTCTGTTGCGCAGGTCGGACCATGGAGACCCGTCAACAAGAATGCATTGGAGAGACAACTTGCCCATTGCTCTACAGGTATTTTCCTCTCCTCCACGTTAAACTTGGTTAGTGCAAAATTAAATagctctattttatttttaaagcgtTTAGATTTAAAATTTCTGGATCTAAAATTAAGCTCTTTGTCACACtgcccagtgagagagagagagaaggaatagTAGTTGGTGCTTACGACTCAGGGTCATTTTATGGCACCCTGGGTACTTCTCTTAATCAGCTGACACTGGCAGTGGAAGGAAAAGGATGGCCTTTTGGCCATAGTGAGTCCGCGGTCCCAGTTTGCAGCTTCCATTCTTCTTTAAGCCAACGAACCAGTTCTTATCTGCGTGCGTCTTAGACGTGTACGTGTTGTAATGATTTTCTTCCATTCTTTCCAAGAACAAGCATTCCTCACTCGGTAACAGCTGAAAAAGAGTTCCGAGTATCCATGGTGAGCGCGAATGGCATAAGCATGCTCCTAAGTGCAGTGATCTAGATTCAGTTAGACTTGGGGAGGCGTGGTTTGCCGTGAGGCTCTACCCAAACCCCCCTTTAAGAccactgtattttttaaatctgACTCTCTTCTGTTAATACAATGTTCATTTAAAACAGGCACTTCCCTAAAATGGGTGGAAGCTCGTGCTAAGTAGGCTTCCTTGGCGTAGCTAACTTCTCTACAGTACCTTGTTCATGGCACCTGCATTTCAATCAGCTACAAGTGAGCTATGACACTACCCTGTCTGCAATCAATTCCTTTGTCAAAGAACCCCACACCACCTCCTGAGCACCTACACATCCGGGGCCCAATTAATCCGTAGTGCAGTTCTATGGAAATCAGTGCAATTGGTCCACTCTTTCTGCAGCTGCCAAGTAGCTAGCTACAGCTGTGGAATTATATCTGTAAGCTGCTTTCTTGAACGCTCACCAGCTCTGAGACACTGTGACAGAATGCAGGGGAGTTTTGACCTTCTCCTTTTCCGACCTGGGCTGGTTCACCCCTCCTTAGGCAACCTGGTGACCCCAAGCTTCCCAAGGATCACTATACTGATGCAGAACTTAGTGCACACACCCAAATGGCATTGCCCACTGCAGCCCAGAACTCCTGAGTTCAAGCAATCCGCTGGCTTCAGCCTCCCAAGTAGCTGGGATTACAGTTTGCGCCAGGGAGCCTGCACTTTCATCACTTAGGGCAtcttaagtgtagacatgccctgtgtTAGCAGCCATGTTTCCAGTGTGGAGCAGGAAGCCAAGATCGTGgggagggcagctgggctcccagcggGGAGATCCATGCCTGGAGCCTGGCAAGGCTGTCCCATTcccagaggggagcccagggagggcagctgggctccagccagggagaTTCGTGCCTGGAGTCCAATCAGCTGCCATGCTCCTGGTGGCATGCTGGGAGCTTGGATGGCAGCCCGgatcagagcagggagctgggatccCACAGGCAGCAGGACTCCTTGTGGGGAGTCCAGGGGTCAGCctgagccaggagcctgggtggcagctgGGCTTCCAGTGGAGACCAgccagcagccaggctggggagccaggagctggctttcttgtcaatttcacagctcaaGCCCTGAATGTGACAAGAATGACGGCCAATAGAGATAAGTATGTCTGCAGGGACACTGTGTCACTGTAACTGCACTGACATAAGCACTATGCCTCTCTTGGAGGTGGAGTTGTTATGTCTGTGTAGTAGGGCAGTTACATTGGTgagagcaaggctgtagtgtgtacccTGATATAATGAGTTCGATGTAAGCTGCCGTATGTCGACCTAAGGCTATAGTGTAGATGAGCCCTTAGAAGCTAATTAGTGCCGCAGGAAAAAATGATTAGGATTAATGAAGTCAATTGGCCATCAGCCCAGGAATGATCAGAGGCACTGGAAGGAAGTGCcaggggagaaaagagagaggggagaagggaggaacaGGGCTAGCTGGGGCCTAGTTACAGAGAGTGCTCAGACTCAGAAGACCTCTGCTCCTCTCAGGTCCTGCAGAGAGGGCCTAAAGCTTGGTAAACACTGTAAATAGGTGGGAGCATGGGGGACCCTGGTGATACTGGTGAAGGGGACTTGAAATAAAGCTTCACTGATAGCACACCTGGAGGACTCTGTTCAGTTTCTGGGGTAAGAaggtgaggtggagcagggccccAGTGACAGATGCACATGCTTGACAGAGAAATCAGCAATTGTATGTCATACCAAAATTAGGGTGATCTCAGGTCAGTTGTTAACAGACATCACATGGGGCACTAAGTGTCCTTATTGGGACAATGACCGGAAAGGCCAAGGTTTGAATGGGCTTGGAGATACTGCTACCTTCTCCCTCATACAGATCCCTGCAGATCACGGCTGAGGCAAATGGGCAAGCAGGTGGCTGGGAGCTATGCTGCTACCTGTGGTTTACTTAATCTGAGAACAGAAAACTTCACCTCAAATCAGTACCTTTTCGAAGCACTAAATTCACCTAGCAAGGATGTTGAGAAGTTTTAAGCTACAATGTCACATTTGCATCATAGAATGAAGAGTCTGATGTGATACATCCTGAAAAAAAGGAGTTTACAAAACAGGACAGTGGCCACCCGGGGAAAAGCAGCTGAAATTTCTCTGCAGTCTATGGGCAAGAGAGATGTTTTGGTCAAGAGTTCCTAATAGAGTCTCTCTCTGAAAACTGGCAGCTGAAATGACACTATAATGATGCTGCTACTGCTTCCAACTATGAACTATAATATGTTAAATATTTTGGGGCACCTTTacaagcttttatttatttattccaaaAATAAAGTTGGGTAAAGAGTGGTGACCCAGCTGCAAAAATAACAAACAGAGACTAAATGTTGCTTGTGGGTTACATTACTCAGAGCTACAAGATTTCTGCCAACCTCAAAACTCTCCATGTCTGGTACCACATCAACCTCATACTTACTGATCCATATAAAAGTCCATTGGAATCCATAGCCAAAAACTGTCCAGACTCGGTGCTCTTTATATATACCTCACCCACGCTTTCCGCACTTAGCTGCAGCTGAactgaaagtaaaaataaaacaacaaaaataaaagcaaaaaaaaaattgtcacagATATGGCAATGCTTCTAGGAAGGTTAGCAATGGGAAAGAATTGTATACTGATCCAAAATCCCTGTCCATAAGGGTGAGACTGTTTGTAAGGGAGACAGTATAGCGCTGAAACAGTAAACTCTTCTTTTTCCGATCCCCATCCCCATGTTTTAGGAACGAAGGGccaaattttcttttatttacatcacaggtagacttttttttttaaagcactgggtacggattcaggagatctgggttctagttctACCTAACAGACCTGCTCtatgaccttggcaagtcacgtAGTGCTTTCTGCCCCTCAGCTCCCCACCAGTAAAATAGGTGTAGTAATAAtcttttctcccatcctttgttcCTTGTCCATTAAGAGTGCTAGCTCTTTGGGGAAAGaactgtctcttaccatgtgcATCTACAGCACAAAGCACAGCAGAGCCTTGATCTTGGTTGGAGCTTATTGGGGCTAATGTAAcactaataataatagtaataatccaatgacaatggagttactccagtttcATGTAcatataactgagagcagagttcAGCCCCaggtctttttttatttaaaagtttctTATTCATATAATGTTTTGAGTATATGTTTATTAATGTCTAAGTGTAGTTATTCTCCCAGCCACGAGGGGTACTAAATAAGTAGGAAAGgtcagcctccatcctagaaaaTATCTCCTTTTGGAGGCATGTCAAGTGATCACATTTTTATACTATAATCTGGGTAGCTGCCCCGCCATGAtgtaaacagagagagaaaacaattGGCAACTGAAGAAAGATCTGGATAgtataatgcagtggttctcaaactttagcagcCCGAGGAcacccattttgatttaaaattttttgcagccccccagccctttGCACAGGTCCCATCTTTACTCCACCCTTTCCCTCAAgtccccccacccttccctgcctctttccacctcctcccctgagcatgccccccgctccctcctgcatgtcaccaaacagctgttctgcggcatgcaggaggcactgggagggaggggaaggagttgatcagcagggccggtGGCCCTGGACATGACTtgcggaccccctggagtaccttCAGGGGTctcagtttgagaaaccctggtatAACATATTAAATCTCTGACCTGTCAACTGAGACTGCTAATAGGGCGCCAGTTGGCGGTGAATGTGACATGGAGAGTTGTccattaggaactggactgagaccctgAATCACTTCAACACAGACCACCAGACTTtgactttcagtcactaccaacctagactggatttgaactggtgacttTGACAGGGGGGAAGCTCTGTGTATTCCTCTTGCATCGCCTGAGGTGTGCTGGACCAGCGAGCAGGCCCTGGTGTCTATACCACACTTGATGTCCTCTTCcataaaattgcatttttttttttaaacttccaatTTGAGCTGTGTGGTCACTCTTTCCTTCTGGTTACTTTTCTTCTTAGTTCACTCTGTGATGGTCTAGgcaaaaatgatttaaaaccCAATGCTCATatctttcaaaaatatatttccacTAGGGAGGAGGATCCAATAGCTAACAAGCTTTAGGGCACATTCTTGAAAACTCTTCCCATTCAGATAGAAGACTTAGATGCTTCTGTGATGGACAACTAGGCAGAAATATTCTAGCCAGCTCTAGTGTGAATAATTGAAACATCACTTTAAAACAGGCAAATAACTATTGTGTTCATCATGTGAAGAGTCTTACAAAATCAGGATCATGAAGCATCAAATTTCTTGGCCTCCAAACAGCTTTCTTCTGCCCTGGAAAGACACATTATAAAATAGTGTCCGTGACCTGGGGGAATCCAGGGCCTCTGGGGGACAAGTTTGGGATTCTTACTTCTGATTccttccttattttattttagcctcattttggcaagaaaaaaataatgtcGTCTCTTGAAATGACAGAAGCCCTTGTCCCTGTGAAACCTTTGCCACTGTGGCTCAGATCCTTTAATCAGGCACTTACTGTTCAGTAAATAATGTTTGATTAGCAAATTGGATGGGAGCAGATTTGCTGTAATTTATGACTCCTTTGTTTGCTCTGTTCAAATTGGGATTTTGCATTCAGCCCATCCTTGAGCTGGAACACCACCAATCTGCTTATGTTCTGCTCAATGCTGCATTCTCAGAACCCGGTAAAGGGAGTAAActaggaaggagagagggaaacaggAAGAGAGGCTGCTACATAATTAAAATAGTCAGCCAAGAGTGAGAGAGAGCATCTACCCACAAAGCAGAAACAAagtcctctctggctggctgTAAAATTTCTAGGCTGGTAGCAGGCAGCAACATGGCTGAAtgggaaaaagaagagagaagtAGTTTGGGAAGGAAAAGCGGGCAAGAGCCCAGGCACGGATTCCTCTCAACCCTCCCCACCAGGAACTAGGTAAAATAGAGAATAATTAAGAATTGGCCCCAAACCTTTGTCCATTTTTGGAACTGAGCATGAACTTCACGTTTACGAGTCCAAAATGGTCTGCAAAGTTTTCTTTCCTTGTCCGATCTCCAGAATCAGAATTGCCTGAATATTGCAAGAAAGATGCTGCAGATGACATTACTAATTAGAACTGGATGCAGTGCCAGAAGGATTATTCTCAGCAGATCTCCTACCCAAGTTTGCACTCAGATAAGCATCCAAAGTTTTGGATAGTTATGAGAACAATCCCCAAATTCCAAATAGTTTGTGATTTATGCAAGAGCGAGCATTTGCAAATACAAACACATGCTCCACTAGCTCTATCAGCAGGAAAGCCTTGATAAATTGCAGATCGTCTCTTCCCCTTTGCTTTCTTGTGACCAGAGGCTCATTGTTTTTAGCGTGGCATTGGGGAATGACCTTATTGCTTCTGAGCAGAGTGAATTATTTTGCTGGTAGCATAACATTCAAGAGAAACAAGTCGATTCACTTCAGTAGGTTCTTGGCTGCTCCCTGTCAGTCAGTGCTTTCTACCAGCCATATGAATAACATCCAAAGGGGCCAGGTGAGGTCACCAGCCTGCCTACACATTGAGGGTGTGTTTTATTGGGCAAATTCTCATCCCACTTAAGTATGTATAAAATAGAGGCATGGAACCTGCTTAGCACATAACTTTCAGTGCACAGAAATGTTCTCTGTACCCAGGGTTATTCCACTGGCATGTATCCCTTTAAGGAGTTTCCTCtataaatatttttcatcagGATGTCCAAGTTTAGTAGCTCATTGACACTCAGTTCCTTTCTGGCAAAGGTTTGCAAACCTACATCCTTCAGCAAGCAGCACTGGCGACATGCAAAGGGGAGTAAGCAGCCTATCATGAATGAACCATGGTGGAGAGCTCACCACATTAGCTGGCCGTTTCCTTCTAGCGCAACCTGCTCTGATTCCTTGCCGGAGGAAGGGATCAAAGGAAGGGATACACGTTcttggtgcctggagctggcaaAGGTCTGGGAAGGTAACAGATTTCCCAGAACTGTTCCTGATTTTGCGGTGACTGAGTCTGGCACTCAAAAGTCGCCGCTATGTGGTGGCCTCTAGGTAATTAGTTGATTGCCACATGCTAGTTCGTAGTGGGTAAATATCCGTTTCACAAAATCACCACTGCTGTTGGAATGCATTGACACTCTTGTTGGCAGCTTCAGCAGACAGACTAAAGGCTGAATGAGCCTAGAGGATGAACTGCTTCTCACCTGGAAAAGTGGTCCCCAGCTCAAGGCTGAGGCATGCTGGGGGAAGCCTGCACTGCCGCTGACCATGCCCTATCTGTTCTGCAGGTTTTATCACTGCCACCTTTGTTAAATCTAGCATTgtaaaaatacataaaacaagGTGGAAAGACAACACTGGTCGCGAGCAGCACTGTCCAcctcccctgtcctgcctggccccaggCTTCCCAGGATTTCTGATTGACAAGGTTCTCAAGCACAGAGTGATTCACCCAATTTATGAAAGTTTGGTTGAAATTTGTTTGTCTGGTTCCAGGTGTTTCCCAcccttcccagccctgcatgTCTAACTTTAACATGGGTTCAGCTGGGTGAACTGGCTTGGGTCTGCAGTCTTCACTTGAAGATACAAGTGTTCAGAAATGACTGGCTGAGTCCCAAAATAAACCAGCGCTTGAGGCGTGATTGCTTGTAGATCATAAGCTTGTATTGCTACACACATGTGCCTATGAAGACTTGTGAGGTCAATTTATTTGGCCACTGGGCCCAGAACCTCTCTGTCTTTGTTGGCTTAGATCAGACACTTAATATTAAAGGAATGTATAGCAGTTTATAGGCTTAAAAAATGTATATTCCTAGTCCCCCCCCTTGGCAAAGGGCGTGACTTGATGTTTGCTGTGAGACTCAAACCTTGCTGTGTGTGTAAGGGTGCACAGGGGGCCACAATGCCACCCagacataatcccagctatagtATCTCAGTGCCAAAATGACAGAGAAGTCTGTTTCAGTGCATACAGCACTTTCAGCTCTTTGACTTGTGCATATTGTGAGCATGAACCTGCCTTCCAAAGAATCCCCCATGTTTGTTTTCCCACCTCCTCTTCTGAGCGGGGTTTGAGAAAGGTTACATGCCCAGTTTATTCTAGGTTAGAGACTTCCCGTCCCTTGCTATGTTTACTCAAAGTGAGGTCATCCTCGTTCAATCTGCTGTGAGGCTgtttgcacgtgtgtgtgtgtgtgtgtgtgtgtgaatggcaTTTATAATTAAAACTCTGCCCCAAACTGGCTTTCATGGAAAAAATAAAGCGCTAAGTTTTTATTTCAAGTGCTTTTCTTGGAATTTGTAAAGACCATCTGGCTTCTCCCAACACCACCCGTTAGCCAGATACAGCTGCAGTGTGTAGTCCAGCTATATTCCGGTAACTATTCAGTAGCAGAGTTTACACATGCAACAGAAAAGGTTCCTGCTTTGAAATCAGTGCATTGAGACAGTGTGGTCTGATGAAGAAAAGCATAGCATAACAATTCATAAACCCTGGACCACCTTAAGACAGAGGCTTGCTGTACTCATTCTTTTTCCCATCCCTGCCTCCATCTCCCCATCCAGTTCCTGTCtggcatttatttaaaaaaaccttcccaAGCATTTTGAAAGCATAATAACCGGAATAGCTTAGAACTTCCAAACAGATTCCTTGGAATGTAAGTCCACCTCTTTTCCCTGGCACAGCTATTTTCTATAGTATGTCAGAATGCTCTTTAACAGAACCAGTCATTCTGTAGAGCTCCAGATTAGCTCAACAGTGAGCTGTTAAGGGCTACGGGCTGAGGAATCCCCTGGAGTTTTGGGACCAAatcctccaccaccccctccctcctgatctggctgctttgcactgctcagTCCATGAAAAGCAGCCAGAAAGCTCTCTTAAGGTAGCAACTGGGGATTATTCTGTTGTAAGAGAATCTCAGGTGGCATAAAGCTGCATAACCAGCTCTACACCATCTACTCACTCTTCCTGGCAGAGGAGGCATGTCAGGATTGCTTTGCACCCCAACAATCTCCAGCTGGTGGTATGGTCCCAAAAGACTTGCTATTGCCAGTGGAACCTGGAGCAGACTTTAGGTCCCCAGTCTGAGGAAGCAATAAGGTAGCTGAAAGGAGGGAGGTGGTTCTTCTTGGGTCCTGGATCAAGCACAGCTTTGTCAGATCCACAGATCTGGCCTTGGGGTCTTGTTCATCCACAACAGTCTGGGTTCCTTATAGATGCAAGGGAAAATGCTTTGAGGGATCCCCATTGACTAATATGGTCAGCTACTGAAGAAGCCAAACATCCATCCCTTCTAGCCAGAGAAGCatagaatttgttttttcatATAACGCTTGGTATCCcggagcactttacaaagcaatAATAACAGTAGTATGTGGTTTGAACCTGGAAGAAGTGAAACATGAGAATTTAAAGCATGAACAATAATGCCTTACAGCTGTACAAAAGTTTTTATCGTGAAGAACTCCAAAATgcacttcaaaaatatttagaCCTCTGAAACGCAGCCACGCCTGGGGTGAAAGGTAGCAGCAACCAGTGCTAGTAGTCTGGGGAGAGAATATTCCTAGCCAAGAGTGCTGGGAAGCTCCTATTCTCACTTACTAATCTTTGTATGAGACCATTAGTTCCTTACACAGAGTAGGCAGCACTttgggtttgttttgggttttttttaaaggtctctTGTCCGAGACCAACACACTGTAAAGTgcataaagaacaggaggacttgtggcaccttagagactaaccaatttatttgagcataagctttcctgagctacagcctacttcatcagatgcatagaatggaacatatagtaagaagatagatatacatacagagaacatgaaaaggtggaagttgccataccaactctaagaggctaattaattaagatgagctattatcagcaggagggaaaaaaaacttttgtagtgataatcaagatggcccatttcagaaagttgacaagaaggggtgaggatacttaacatggggaaatagattcaatttgtgtaatgacccagccactcccagtctctattcaagcccaagtaaatggtatctagtttgtaaattaatttcagttcagcagttggaatctgtttttgaagcttttctgttgcaaaattgccacctttaagtctattactgagccctggtctactctacaagtttaggtcgaatttagcagcgttagatcaatttaaccctgcacccgtccacacaacgaagccatttttgtcgacttaaagggctcttaaaatcgatttctgtactcctccccgacgaagggattagtgctgaaatcgacattgtcgggtcgaatttggggtagtgtggacgcaatttgatggtattggcctacggggagctatcccagagtgctccattgtgaccgctctggactgcactttcaactcagatgcactggccaggtacacaggaaaagcaccgggaacttttgaatttcatttcctgtttggccagcatgaggagctcatcagcacaggtgaccatgcagtcccagaattgcaaaagagctccagcatggaccgaacgggaggtactggatctgatcgctgtatggggagacgaatccatggtatcagaactccgttccaagagacaaaatgccaatatatttgaaaaaatctccaagggcatgatggacagaggctataacagggacccacagcagttccgtgtgaaaattaaggagctcaggcaaaaaAACtaaagaggcaaacggccactccagttcagagccccagacatgccgcttctatgatgagctgcatgccattctagggggtgcagccaccactaccccacccctgtctgtggccacctgcaaggggggagtctcccacaacagggatgaggattttggggacgaggaagatcatgaggaggaggaggatagcgcacaacaggcaagcggagaaaccattctccccaacagccaggaactgtttatcaccctggagcaaataccagagaggttgaagtgttctccgactggtttttgaatgttatgattcccgatgtcagatttgtgtccatttattcttttgtgtagagactgtccggtttggccaatgtacctggcagaggggcattgttggcacatgatggcatatatcacattggtggatgtgcaggtgaacgagcctctgatagtgtggctgatgttattaggccctgtgatggtgtcccctgaatagatatgtgggcacagttggcaacgggctttgttgcagggataggttcctgggttagtggttctgttgtgtggtatgtggttgctggtgagtatttgcttcaggttggggggctgtctgtaagtgaggactggtctgtctcccaagatttgtgagagtgatgggtcatccttcaggataggttgtagatccttgacgatgcgttggagaggttttagttgggggctgaaggtgatggctagtggcattctattattttctttgttgggcctgtcctgtagtaggtgacttctgggtactcttctggctctgtcaatctgttttttcacttcagcaggtggttttaagaatgcttgatagagatcttgtctctgtctgagggattggagcaaatgtggttgtaacttagagcttggctgtagacaatggatcgtgtggtgtgtcctggatagaagctggaggcatgtaggtaagtatagctgtcagtaggtttccagtatagggtggtgtttatgtgaccatcgcttattagcacagtagtgtccaggaaatggacctcttgtgtggattgatccaggctgaggttgatggtgggatggaaattgttgaaatcatggtgaaattcctcaagggcttcttttccatggtccagatgatgaagatgtcatcagtataacgcaggtagagtaggggcattaggggacgagagctgaggaagcgttgttctaagtcag
This window of the Eretmochelys imbricata isolate rEreImb1 chromosome 8, rEreImb1.hap1, whole genome shotgun sequence genome carries:
- the FGF1 gene encoding fibroblast growth factor 1; amino-acid sequence: MAEGEITTFTALTEKFNLPVGNYKKPKLLYCSNGGHFLRILPDGKVDGTRDRSDQHIQLQLSAESVGEVYIKSTESGQFLAMDSNGLLYGSLLPSEECLFLERMEENHYNTYTSKTHADKNWFVGLKKNGSCKLGPRTHYGQKAILFLPLPVSAD